The Sphaerochaeta sp. genomic sequence TCGAGATCAACGAAGGACACAAAGTCGCCTGCTGGCTGTACGACAAAGAACACCACGCATAACACAAAGACCTGCCGGTTGGCAGGTCTCTTTTTGCGTCAAGCAAAACAAGGAAAACGAATCGGTTACAGTCCGTAAATCCGACGGACCAGCTTCAGGTCATCATCCGACGAACGCGCCAAAGCGAGGACGATGTCCAGCGGGAGCATCCGCTCCTCGCCCGGTTTGACCGGCCCTCCGGCTCCGACGCCCGGCTCCTCACCGGTTGCCAGGTATTCCACCGATGTCCTGATCAGTTTCGCGATCTTGCAGGCTGTGGTGATGGAGGGGAAAATTCCCCGTGACCGCTGGGTGATCAACAGAGGATAGCTCAAATCCAATTTGTCGGTGATTTCCTTGATGGAAAGCCCTGATTTTTTACGTTGTTCGTCAAAACGTTGCCAAAACGCTTTCGCTTCTTCTTCTTTCATGGCCGTAGTGTACGCATGTGATTTCGTATTCACAAGGTTATGTAACAAAAGTTCAATTTACTTCACAGAACCATCAATGATTCATCACCTAACCTCTTTGTTCCGCAAACAAACCAACCGTTTGGCGTGATTCTCTCCTTATTTCTTCAAATAAAAAAAATCCTCTGGCACAACGCCAGAGGATCCTTGAACGAGGGAATCGGAACGGTTACTTCTTGGACGATACGCCTTCGGTATGACCGCTTTCCTTCCACAGCTCATCGGCGATGGGCGCCCACGCCTTGGCGTAGTCGACGCACTTGTCGGTAAGGTGGTCCACCGTCTCCGGGCTCTGCAGATCGGTGGATTTGGCACCGGTCTCCGCAACCATCTTCTTCAGATAGCCGGGATTCTCCAACATCGGGCACGGCCGCAGCATGTTCTTGTTGAACGCCTGGTGGTCATGGTAGTCATTGAACAGCGGCTGGCGAAGCGCGTCAAACAGCGACATGTTCTTGATGTTCGCCGAACTGTAGTGGATGAACACGCACGGCTCCACATCACCGTTTGCGTTGATGTGCAGGTAGTTCTTGCCTCCGGCGATGCATCCGCCAACGTACTCGCCGTCGTTCTGGAAGTCCAGCGGCATGATCTCCAGCGGATTCTCCTTCGTCCGGATGGCGCGGATACGATGGTACATGTTCTTCCGCTGCTCCGGAGTGGGAAGCAGATCCAGCGACGCGTCATTGCCCACCGGCATGTAGTGGAAGTACCAGGCGTACAGCACGCCTTTGTCCACCAGCATCTGCAGGAACTTGTCCGACGTGACCGTCTCGATGTTCTTGCGGGTGTAGCAGATGGAGGTGCCGAACAGCAGCTTGTGCTGTTTGAGCAGATCCATTGCGTGCATCACCTTGTCGAACGTACCCGCTCCACGACGGGAATCGTTCTCTTCCTCGAATCCCTCGACGGAAATGGCCAGCGTCAGGTTCTTCACCGCCAGCATCTCCTGGCAGAACTTCTCGTCGACCAGCGTGCCGTTGGTGAATGCCATGAACTCACATTCACTGTGCTTCTTGCACAGCTTGATGATGTCATCCTTGCGGACCAGCGGTTCCCCGCCGGTGTACAGGTAGAAGAAGATGCCCAGTTTCTTGCCCTGCTCGATGATGGAGTCCATCAACTCATAGGACAGGTTGAGCTTGTGGCCGTATTCGGCCGCCCAGCATCCGGTGCACCGCAGGTTGCACGCCGACGTGGGATCCATCAAAAGCACCCATGGGAAGTTGGTATGATACTCTTCACGGAGCTTGCGCGCCTCGGCCAGTCCACGATACCCTGCCTCATAGGCCAGGTTCGCGGCCAGCGTGGTCAGCACGCCATTATCCACTTCATTGATGATCCTCGTTCCATATTTGACCCACTTGGAGTTGGGGTCATCAACGAAACGGGAGAAATTGTTGATGGCGTTCATCCCTTTCTTGGTATATTTGGCGTCCTCTTTGGTTGAGGGCATGTATTTTTCCAACAGCTTGACCAGATCCTGAATCCCTGTCTGAGGATTCTTCTTCACGTGGTTGATCGCGACATTCATCCCGGTGCGAATGGCGCCCCGTGTCATAGTATCTTTCATCGAAGGCATGCGTTACTCCTCATACTTCACACAAAGTATACTGAAAACCTGCTGAAGAAACCAGTCCTTTCCTTTGAAACTGCGCTTTCCTCATTCCGCAATCTCTTTTTTCTGTGAGGATTTACTCCAAAACGGAGTGAATGTCCCAGAAAAAAAAGGA encodes the following:
- a CDS encoding radical SAM protein — translated: MPSMKDTMTRGAIRTGMNVAINHVKKNPQTGIQDLVKLLEKYMPSTKEDAKYTKKGMNAINNFSRFVDDPNSKWVKYGTRIINEVDNGVLTTLAANLAYEAGYRGLAEARKLREEYHTNFPWVLLMDPTSACNLRCTGCWAAEYGHKLNLSYELMDSIIEQGKKLGIFFYLYTGGEPLVRKDDIIKLCKKHSECEFMAFTNGTLVDEKFCQEMLAVKNLTLAISVEGFEEENDSRRGAGTFDKVMHAMDLLKQHKLLFGTSICYTRKNIETVTSDKFLQMLVDKGVLYAWYFHYMPVGNDASLDLLPTPEQRKNMYHRIRAIRTKENPLEIMPLDFQNDGEYVGGCIAGGKNYLHINANGDVEPCVFIHYSSANIKNMSLFDALRQPLFNDYHDHQAFNKNMLRPCPMLENPGYLKKMVAETGAKSTDLQSPETVDHLTDKCVDYAKAWAPIADELWKESGHTEGVSSKK